Proteins encoded by one window of Enterobacter pseudoroggenkampii:
- a CDS encoding Silver-binding protein, whose product MKKTLLSVIALLAVSASSWAAETNSNKQAALPHDMMQSNTSDSSQSMAEMHKEMIKTRPCGTNETATSFSAMNEHEKAAIAHETANNGQSSVSHQQQAQQHRRQMTEN is encoded by the coding sequence ATGAAAAAGACCCTTTTATCTGTTATTGCCCTCCTGGCGGTTTCTGCATCCAGCTGGGCGGCAGAGACAAACAGCAACAAACAGGCAGCACTGCCCCATGACATGATGCAAAGCAACACATCGGATTCGAGCCAGAGCATGGCGGAAATGCATAAGGAGATGATCAAAACCCGTCCATGCGGTACTAACGAAACAGCGACGTCGTTTTCCGCGATGAATGAACACGAGAAAGCGGCGATTGCACACGAGACGGCGAATAACGGTCAGTCTTCGGTCAGCCATCAGCAGCAGGCGCAACAACATCGTCGCCAGATGACAGAGAATTAA
- the silA gene encoding Cu(+)/Ag(+) efflux RND transporter permease subunit SilA gives MIEWIIRRSVANRFLVMMGALFLSVWGTWTIINTPVDALPDLSDVQVIIKTSYPGQAPQIVENQVTYPLTTTMLSVPGAKTVRGFSQFGDSYVYVIFEDGTDLYWARSRVLEYLNQVQGKLPAGVSSEIGPDATGVGWIFEYALVDRSGKHDLAELRSLQDWFLKFELKTIPNVAEVASVGGVVKQYQIQVNPLKLAQYGISLPEVKQALESSNQEAGGSSVEMAEAEYMVRASGYLQTMDDFNNIVLKTGDNGIPIYLRDVARVQTGPEMRRGIAELNGQGEVAGGVVILRSGKNAREVITAVKDKLETLKASLPEGVEIVTTYDRSQLIDRAIDNLSSKLLEEFIVVAIVCALFLWHVRSALVAIISLPLGLCIAFIVMHFQGLNANIMSLGGIAIAVGAMVDAAIVMIENAHKRLEEWDHLHPGEQIDNATRWKVITNASVEVGPALFISLLIITLSFIPIFTLEGQEGRLFGPLAFTKTYSMAGAAALAIIVIPILMGFWIRGKIPAETSNPLNRLLIKAYHPLLIRVLHWPKTTLLAAALSIFTVIWPLSQVGGEFLPKINEGDLLYMPSTLPGVSPAEAAALLQTTDKLIKTVPEVASVFGKTGKAETATDSAPLEMVETTIQLKPEDQWRPGMTIDKIVDELDKTVRLPGLANLWVPPIRNRIDMLSTGIKSPIGIKVSGTVLSDIDATAQSIEAVAKTVPGVVSALAERLEGGRYIDVDINREKASRYGMTVGDVQLFVSSAIGGATVGETVEGVARYPINIRYPQDYRNSPSALKQMPVLTPMKQQITLGDVADINVGSGPTMLKTENARPASWIYIDARGRDMVSVVNDIKTAISQNVKLRPGTSVSFSGQFELLEHANKKLKLMVPMTVMIIFILLYLAFRRVDEALLILMSLPFALVGGIWFLYWQGFHMSVATGTGFIALAGVAAEFGVVMLMYLRHAIEAHPALSHRETFTEQGLDGALYHGAVLRVRPKAMTVAVIIAGLLPILWGTGAGSEVMSRIAAPMIGGMITAPLLSLFIIPAAYKLIWLRRHKKP, from the coding sequence ATGATTGAATGGATTATCCGGCGGTCAGTCGCCAACCGTTTCCTGGTCATGATGGGGGCGCTCTTCCTCAGCGTCTGGGGGACATGGACCATCATCAACACCCCGGTCGATGCCTTGCCCGATCTGTCTGACGTTCAGGTGATTATCAAAACCAGCTATCCCGGCCAGGCTCCGCAGATTGTTGAAAACCAGGTCACCTATCCACTCACCACCACCATGCTGTCGGTTCCCGGCGCAAAGACCGTGCGCGGTTTTTCGCAGTTTGGTGATTCGTATGTCTATGTCATTTTTGAAGACGGTACCGATTTGTACTGGGCCCGTTCGCGCGTGCTGGAGTATCTGAACCAGGTTCAGGGCAAACTGCCTGCCGGTGTGAGCTCAGAGATCGGTCCTGATGCCACCGGCGTGGGCTGGATATTTGAGTATGCGCTGGTGGATCGCAGCGGAAAACACGATCTCGCCGAGTTACGCTCGTTGCAGGACTGGTTCCTGAAATTTGAACTGAAAACGATCCCGAATGTGGCTGAAGTGGCCTCCGTCGGCGGCGTGGTGAAGCAGTATCAGATCCAGGTCAATCCGTTAAAACTGGCTCAGTACGGCATTAGTCTGCCGGAGGTTAAGCAGGCCCTTGAGTCGTCTAACCAGGAGGCAGGGGGATCGTCAGTTGAAATGGCGGAAGCGGAGTATATGGTCCGGGCCAGCGGCTATCTGCAGACGATGGACGATTTCAATAACATTGTCCTGAAAACCGGCGATAACGGGATACCGATTTACCTTCGTGATGTTGCCCGCGTACAAACGGGGCCGGAAATGCGGCGCGGTATTGCCGAGCTGAACGGGCAGGGTGAAGTGGCGGGCGGCGTGGTGATCCTGCGTTCGGGTAAAAACGCGCGCGAGGTCATTACGGCGGTGAAAGATAAGCTGGAGACGCTGAAGGCCAGCCTGCCGGAAGGTGTTGAGATTGTGACTACCTACGATCGCAGCCAGCTCATCGATCGGGCAATCGACAACCTGAGTTCCAAGCTGCTCGAAGAGTTTATCGTGGTGGCCATCGTCTGCGCCCTGTTCCTGTGGCACGTTCGCTCGGCGCTGGTGGCGATTATCTCTCTGCCGCTTGGCCTGTGTATTGCCTTTATCGTCATGCATTTCCAGGGACTGAACGCCAATATCATGTCGCTGGGAGGCATTGCCATTGCCGTCGGCGCGATGGTGGATGCCGCTATCGTCATGATTGAAAACGCGCACAAACGGCTGGAAGAGTGGGATCACCTGCATCCGGGAGAGCAGATTGATAACGCCACGCGCTGGAAGGTGATCACCAACGCCTCTGTCGAGGTTGGCCCCGCGCTGTTTATCAGCCTGCTGATTATCACCTTATCCTTCATTCCTATCTTTACCCTTGAGGGTCAGGAAGGGCGGCTGTTTGGTCCGCTGGCCTTCACAAAAACGTACTCCATGGCGGGCGCGGCCGCGCTGGCCATCATTGTTATCCCCATCCTGATGGGATTCTGGATCCGGGGTAAAATCCCCGCAGAGACCAGTAACCCATTGAACAGGCTACTGATTAAAGCCTATCATCCTCTACTGATTCGTGTGCTCCACTGGCCTAAAACAACGCTGCTGGCTGCGGCCTTATCCATCTTCACGGTGATCTGGCCCCTGAGCCAGGTGGGCGGCGAGTTCTTGCCAAAGATAAATGAAGGTGACCTGCTGTATATGCCGTCAACATTGCCGGGCGTCTCTCCGGCTGAAGCTGCCGCGCTGTTACAGACCACGGACAAACTCATCAAAACCGTGCCTGAAGTGGCCTCGGTGTTTGGCAAAACCGGCAAGGCCGAAACGGCAACGGATTCCGCGCCGCTCGAAATGGTGGAAACCACCATTCAGCTCAAGCCTGAGGATCAGTGGCGGCCCGGCATGACGATTGACAAGATCGTTGACGAGCTAGACAAGACCGTTCGTTTGCCTGGCCTGGCGAACCTCTGGGTTCCGCCCATTCGTAACCGGATAGACATGCTTTCGACCGGGATCAAAAGCCCCATCGGTATCAAAGTGTCAGGTACCGTTCTGTCGGATATTGACGCCACGGCGCAGAGCATTGAGGCGGTAGCCAAAACGGTGCCGGGCGTGGTGTCTGCCCTGGCTGAACGTCTGGAGGGCGGGCGCTACATTGATGTCGATATCAACCGGGAAAAAGCCTCCCGCTACGGGATGACGGTGGGTGATGTGCAGCTCTTTGTCTCCTCGGCCATCGGCGGGGCGACGGTGGGTGAAACGGTGGAAGGCGTCGCCCGATACCCGATTAATATTCGCTATCCTCAGGATTACCGGAACAGCCCGAGCGCGTTGAAGCAGATGCCTGTCCTCACGCCGATGAAACAGCAGATCACGCTGGGCGATGTGGCGGATATCAACGTGGGTTCCGGCCCCACGATGCTAAAAACGGAGAATGCCCGACCTGCGAGCTGGATTTATATCGATGCCCGCGGCAGGGATATGGTGTCGGTGGTGAACGACATTAAAACGGCTATCAGTCAGAACGTAAAGCTGAGACCGGGTACCAGCGTCTCATTCTCCGGACAGTTTGAACTGCTCGAACACGCCAACAAGAAACTGAAGCTGATGGTGCCGATGACGGTGATGATCATCTTCATTCTGCTGTATCTGGCGTTCCGTCGCGTGGATGAAGCGTTGCTGATCCTGATGAGCTTGCCGTTCGCCCTGGTCGGAGGAATATGGTTCCTCTACTGGCAGGGCTTCCATATGTCTGTGGCAACCGGCACCGGTTTTATCGCTCTGGCCGGGGTAGCGGCAGAATTTGGGGTGGTCATGCTGATGTATTTGCGTCATGCCATTGAAGCACACCCGGCGTTATCCCATCGGGAAACGTTCACCGAACAGGGGCTAGATGGCGCTCTTTATCATGGCGCGGTGCTGCGCGTGCGGCCAAAGGCGATGACCGTCGCGGTGATTATTGCCGGTCTGCTGCCCATTCTGTGGGGTACCGGTGCCGGGTCAGAAGTCATGAGCCGGATAGCGGCGCCCATGATTGGCGGGATGATCACGGCTCCGCTGCTATCGCTGTTTATTATTCCTGCGGCATATAAGTTAATTTGGTTGCGCAGGCATAAAAAGCCATAA
- the cusF gene encoding cation efflux system protein CusF, which translates to MRNSLKAVVFGAISIVFSAGLQAEVHQHEGMSAASEGSSEQLITGTGIVKDIDLTNKKVTISHEAIPAIGWPAMTMRFTFIQADESINALKVGSHVDFSFVQQGNISLLKSIK; encoded by the coding sequence ATGCGCAATTCACTTAAGGCTGTTGTATTCGGTGCGATCTCTATTGTGTTTTCTGCTGGCCTCCAGGCTGAAGTTCATCAGCACGAGGGGATGAGTGCTGCCAGCGAAGGGAGCTCAGAGCAGCTCATCACCGGGACCGGTATCGTGAAGGACATTGATCTCACGAATAAAAAAGTCACGATTTCTCATGAGGCCATCCCGGCGATTGGCTGGCCCGCGATGACCATGCGTTTCACCTTTATTCAGGCCGATGAGAGCATTAACGCCTTAAAGGTCGGCAGTCACGTTGATTTTTCGTTTGTTCAGCAGGGCAATATCTCTTTACTGAAGAGCATTAAATAG
- a CDS encoding efflux RND transporter periplasmic adaptor subunit, with protein sequence MASLKIKYAAMIVSSLIAGGLISVTAWQAFHSSEKTEKSVSVRKVLFWYDPMKPDVKFDKPGKSPFMDMDLVPKYADENDDKSSTGIRIDPTQVQNLGLKTQKVTRGTLNYAQTIPANVSYNDYQFVIVQARAEGFVEKVYPLTTGDKVKKGTPLIDITIPDWVEAQSEFLLLSGTGGTPTQIKGVLERLRLAGMPDDDIQRLRATRTIQTRFTIKAPIDGVITAFDLRTGMNISKDKVVAQIQGMDPVWIGAAVPESIAYLLKDTSQFAVSIPAYPDKSFPVEKWSLLPSVDQTTRTLQVRLQVSNKDELLKPGMNAYLKLNTQSQEMLLIPSQAVIDTGKEQRVITVDADGNFVPKRIHVLHEAQQQSGIGSGLAEGESIVVSGLFLIDSEANITGALERMRHAETADGAHSGH encoded by the coding sequence ATGGCCTCATTAAAAATAAAATATGCTGCCATGATAGTCAGCAGCCTGATTGCGGGAGGGCTGATATCCGTGACGGCATGGCAGGCTTTTCATTCGTCTGAAAAAACAGAAAAGAGCGTTTCTGTAAGAAAGGTGCTTTTCTGGTATGACCCGATGAAGCCTGACGTGAAATTCGATAAGCCTGGTAAATCGCCGTTTATGGATATGGATCTGGTGCCTAAATATGCGGATGAAAATGACGATAAAAGCAGCACCGGAATACGTATCGACCCGACACAGGTTCAGAACCTGGGATTAAAAACGCAAAAGGTGACGCGCGGAACGCTGAATTATGCCCAGACGATCCCGGCCAACGTCAGCTATAACGACTATCAGTTTGTCATTGTGCAGGCGCGCGCGGAAGGGTTCGTGGAGAAAGTGTATCCGCTGACGACGGGCGATAAGGTGAAGAAAGGCACGCCGCTGATTGATATTACCATTCCGGACTGGGTCGAAGCGCAGAGCGAGTTTCTGCTGCTATCCGGCACCGGTGGAACGCCAACGCAAATAAAAGGTGTGCTGGAGCGTCTTCGCCTGGCCGGAATGCCGGATGACGATATTCAGAGGCTGCGTGCGACCCGAACGATCCAGACCCGGTTTACCATCAAGGCGCCTATCGACGGGGTGATCACGGCCTTTGACCTGCGTACCGGGATGAATATTTCCAAAGATAAGGTGGTGGCGCAAATTCAGGGAATGGATCCGGTCTGGATCGGCGCGGCAGTACCTGAATCCATCGCTTATCTGCTGAAAGATACCTCGCAGTTTGCTGTTTCCATACCGGCTTATCCGGATAAATCCTTCCCGGTTGAAAAGTGGAGTCTTCTGCCGAGCGTGGATCAAACCACCCGTACGCTGCAGGTGCGCCTGCAGGTCTCCAACAAGGATGAACTGCTGAAACCGGGCATGAATGCGTACCTGAAGCTGAATACCCAAAGCCAGGAAATGCTGCTGATCCCCTCCCAGGCCGTAATCGATACCGGCAAAGAACAGCGCGTTATTACCGTTGATGCGGACGGGAATTTTGTGCCGAAAAGGATCCACGTTCTGCATGAAGCTCAGCAGCAGTCCGGCATTGGTAGCGGACTGGCAGAGGGAGAGTCGATAGTGGTCAGCGGTCTGTTCCTGATTGACTCGGAGGCCAATATTACCGGCGCGCTGGAGCGCATGCGTCACGCTGAAACGGCTGACGGCGCGCATTCTGGCCATTAA
- a CDS encoding efflux transporter outer membrane subunit, whose amino-acid sequence MFLLKRLSISTVFILAGCVSLAPDYQRPASPVPQQFSLSRNGLTPAVAGYQDTGWRTFFVDPQVAGLIAEALNNNRDVKMAALKVEEARAQFNVTDADRYPQLNASSGITYSGGLKSDKPTTQQYDAGLALSYELDFFGKLRNMSEADRQNYFASEEARRAVHILLVSNVSQSYFNQQLAYKQLRIARETLTNYQQSYAFVEQQLVTGSTNVLALEQARGQIESTQADIAKREGELAQANNALQLVLGTYRALPGDSGMNAGDVAPVKLPPHLSSAILLQRPDIMEAEYQLKAADANIGAARAAFFPSISLTSGLSTGSTELSSLFTSGSGMWNFIPKIEIPIFNAGRNKANLKLAEIRQQQSVVNYEQKIQSAFKQVADALALRDSINQQLAAQQRYLDSLRITLQRARGLYSSGAVSYIEVLDAERSLFSTQQNILDLIYARQVNEINLFTALGGGWVE is encoded by the coding sequence ATGTTCCTGTTAAAACGACTAAGCATCAGTACGGTATTTATCCTGGCAGGCTGCGTCTCGCTGGCCCCCGACTATCAGCGCCCGGCGTCACCGGTACCTCAGCAATTTTCACTCTCGCGCAACGGTCTGACGCCCGCGGTGGCGGGTTATCAGGACACCGGCTGGCGCACCTTTTTTGTCGACCCGCAGGTAGCGGGGCTGATTGCGGAAGCCCTGAATAACAATCGCGATGTAAAAATGGCCGCCCTGAAGGTTGAAGAGGCGCGGGCGCAGTTCAACGTGACGGATGCAGACCGTTATCCTCAGCTGAATGCCTCTTCGGGTATCACGTACAGCGGCGGGCTTAAAAGTGACAAACCCACCACGCAGCAGTACGACGCGGGACTTGCGCTTAGCTATGAACTCGACTTCTTCGGCAAGCTGAGAAACATGAGCGAGGCTGACCGACAAAACTATTTCGCCAGTGAAGAGGCCCGTCGCGCGGTGCATATTCTGCTCGTCTCTAACGTTTCCCAGAGCTATTTCAACCAGCAGCTGGCGTATAAACAGCTGCGTATTGCGCGGGAAACGCTGACAAATTACCAGCAGTCTTATGCGTTCGTTGAGCAGCAGCTGGTGACGGGCAGTACGAACGTCCTGGCGCTGGAACAGGCCCGGGGACAGATCGAAAGCACGCAGGCAGATATTGCCAAACGAGAGGGAGAGCTGGCGCAGGCCAATAATGCCCTGCAGCTGGTCCTCGGCACGTATCGCGCGCTCCCGGGCGACAGCGGCATGAATGCCGGCGACGTTGCGCCGGTAAAACTGCCTCCCCATCTTTCCTCAGCGATACTGCTGCAGCGCCCGGATATTATGGAGGCGGAGTATCAGCTTAAAGCGGCGGATGCGAATATCGGCGCGGCGCGTGCCGCCTTTTTCCCGTCCATATCACTAACCAGCGGGCTTTCCACAGGTAGTACGGAATTATCCAGCCTGTTCACGTCAGGGAGCGGGATGTGGAATTTTATTCCTAAAATCGAAATTCCCATTTTCAATGCGGGCAGGAATAAGGCCAACCTGAAGCTGGCTGAAATTCGCCAGCAGCAGTCGGTTGTTAATTACGAACAAAAAATTCAGTCCGCCTTCAAACAGGTTGCCGACGCGCTCGCGCTGCGGGACAGCATTAACCAGCAGCTTGCTGCGCAACAGCGGTATCTTGATTCGCTACGCATTACCCTGCAGCGGGCCAGAGGGTTATATTCCAGCGGGGCGGTCAGCTATATCGAAGTGCTTGATGCGGAACGTTCTCTTTTCTCCACGCAGCAAAATATTCTCGACCTTATTTATGCCCGGCAGGTTAATGAAATTAATCTCTTCACCGCGCTCGGCGGCGGTTGGGTCGAATAA